A genome region from Halorussus pelagicus includes the following:
- a CDS encoding methyltransferase domain-containing protein translates to MADPFGRAVRDHHRGERDEPLAQRDGEQTREHPIEQFYFTEFAGEGENGRWLDARLDGPLLDLGAGAGRHALYFQERFETVAVEVSDDLVATMRERGVEDAREGDMFALREQFERDRFRSALAIGTQLGLAGSMDGLRRFLGDLAVVTTPDATAVVDCYDPARIETGELLGYRPDPTPGMAARVMTFEYEGELGETLLFRLFGPDRIREAAVGTGWSVEEVRYGDEGPHYRVALEKA, encoded by the coding sequence ATGGCAGACCCCTTCGGCCGCGCGGTCCGGGACCACCATCGCGGCGAGCGCGACGAACCGCTGGCTCAGCGCGACGGCGAGCAGACCCGTGAGCATCCCATCGAGCAGTTCTACTTCACGGAGTTTGCTGGCGAGGGTGAGAACGGCCGCTGGCTCGACGCCCGACTCGACGGGCCGCTGTTGGACCTCGGGGCTGGCGCGGGCCGCCACGCGCTGTACTTTCAGGAGCGCTTCGAGACGGTCGCCGTCGAGGTCAGCGACGACCTCGTGGCGACGATGCGCGAGCGCGGCGTCGAAGACGCCCGCGAAGGCGACATGTTCGCGCTCCGCGAGCAGTTCGAGCGCGACCGGTTCCGGTCGGCGCTCGCCATCGGGACGCAACTCGGTCTCGCGGGGTCAATGGACGGCCTTCGGCGATTTCTGGGGGACCTCGCGGTCGTGACGACGCCGGACGCGACGGCGGTGGTGGACTGCTACGACCCGGCGCGAATCGAGACCGGGGAACTGCTCGGCTACCGACCGGACCCGACGCCGGGGATGGCCGCGCGCGTGATGACCTTCGAGTACGAGGGCGAACTGGGCGAAACCCTGCTGTTTCGGTTGTTCGGTCCCGACCGGATTCGGGAGGCCGCGGTCGGGACCGGGTGGTCGGTCGAAGAGGTGCGGTACGGCGACGAAGGACCCCACTACCGGGTCGCGCTCGAAAAAGCCTAA